A window from Streptomyces sp. NBC_00299 encodes these proteins:
- a CDS encoding very short patch repair endonuclease, giving the protein MSTNEGWVSTPWSAQLQGRRIRDTEPEKTLRSAVHALGLRFRLHRKVAPRCTADFVLPRHSVAVFVDGCFWHGCPSHGTRHFRGPNASRWEAKITANMERDARNTQAATDTGWTVVRVWECEVKADAGRAAQRIADAAHHGVPVPTGEPCQPAVSATSKVASAPSSSCGRVGQ; this is encoded by the coding sequence GTGAGCACAAACGAAGGATGGGTGAGCACGCCCTGGAGTGCACAGCTCCAAGGCCGCCGTATACGGGACACCGAACCGGAAAAGACCCTCAGGAGCGCCGTTCACGCCCTCGGGCTCCGCTTTCGGCTGCACCGTAAGGTCGCTCCTCGCTGCACGGCCGACTTCGTACTGCCCCGGCACTCCGTCGCGGTCTTCGTCGACGGCTGCTTCTGGCACGGCTGCCCCTCCCACGGCACACGGCACTTCCGCGGGCCGAACGCCTCGCGCTGGGAGGCCAAGATCACGGCCAATATGGAGAGGGACGCCAGGAACACCCAAGCGGCAACAGACACCGGATGGACCGTGGTGCGTGTCTGGGAGTGTGAGGTCAAGGCTGACGCCGGGCGGGCCGCCCAGCGCATCGCCGACGCCGCACACCACGGCGTCCCTGTTCCAACTGGGGAGCCCTGTCAGCCTGCGGTCAGCGCAACATCGAAGGTGGCTTCGGCTCCCTCATCCTCCTGCGGACGGGTCGGACAGTAG
- a CDS encoding DNA cytosine methyltransferase has protein sequence MAKEKGAKSTYGVPLERSDCLKLDKHRHHCEPDDFRKWVQSGYGKDKRLAVDLFSGAGGLSLGLQRAGWTTAAAVDFDERARETHAANFPGMSLCVDLGDDDQRGEFVQRILDSGAEIDLVAGGPPCQPFSRAGRSKIRHLVEYHNRDPHDLRKELWRAYVDVVERLLPRAVLMENVPDMGLGDDFSVIRIIEAKLESLGYVTQVRLVDAWNYRVPQHRKRLILLARRDGGGFPWGKPTKQTTLRDAIGDLPALNPQPLEPVGTRVGDYDEQQEPKLSSFAKEMRKRADKGVIHDHMTRRVRKDDFRIFTVMDSKTLYSELDEKLEDDEKEFQRYDAEQFTDKYKKLDWNELSRTITAHIAKDGYWYIHPEEPRTLTVREAARIQTFPDRFRFAGTRSDAFRQIGNAVPPLLGEAAARVLLPQDVPAESEAADKWPKVREELTRWAKEQRAGKQWYQFPNGRKMKPLGALVMAVLSGSKLHPKQLANVMDDVAGHKELTRDVYLALLNAASTAALRKRLEDRLGPVVDRPEVWVNADSVLDHSKVMGLKPAELALFRLLAGGDIMLVSQSALRVAARVQQNESHLTNRLTEGRLNLIKLLGAGRDAPVRMAAIRFIGENLCREKQPVCGSCPLSDYCPTRPQEDEGAEATFDVALTAG, from the coding sequence GTGGCGAAGGAGAAGGGGGCAAAAAGCACGTATGGCGTGCCCCTGGAGCGGAGCGACTGCCTCAAACTGGATAAGCACAGGCACCACTGCGAGCCGGATGACTTCAGGAAGTGGGTTCAGTCCGGTTACGGAAAAGATAAACGCCTAGCTGTTGACCTCTTCTCGGGCGCTGGCGGACTGAGCCTGGGCCTTCAGCGGGCTGGGTGGACCACCGCTGCGGCCGTGGACTTCGACGAACGGGCTCGCGAGACACATGCAGCAAACTTCCCGGGAATGAGCCTCTGTGTCGATCTCGGGGACGACGACCAGCGAGGCGAATTCGTCCAGCGAATCCTTGACTCCGGCGCCGAGATCGACCTCGTGGCGGGAGGTCCCCCCTGTCAGCCGTTCAGTCGGGCTGGACGCAGCAAGATCCGGCACTTGGTCGAGTACCACAATCGTGACCCGCACGATCTCCGAAAGGAACTCTGGCGGGCCTATGTCGACGTGGTGGAGCGGCTGCTTCCACGCGCCGTCCTCATGGAGAACGTCCCTGACATGGGGCTCGGCGATGATTTCAGCGTGATCCGCATCATCGAGGCAAAGCTGGAAAGTCTCGGGTACGTGACCCAGGTACGCCTCGTCGACGCGTGGAACTACCGCGTGCCGCAGCACAGGAAGCGTCTGATCCTGCTCGCACGGAGAGACGGTGGCGGCTTCCCGTGGGGTAAGCCGACGAAACAGACCACCCTTCGGGACGCCATCGGCGACCTTCCTGCACTCAATCCGCAGCCTTTGGAACCAGTAGGCACCCGAGTTGGCGACTATGACGAGCAACAGGAGCCGAAACTCTCCTCCTTCGCCAAGGAGATGCGCAAAAGGGCGGATAAGGGTGTAATTCATGACCACATGACGCGGCGGGTCCGTAAGGACGACTTCAGGATCTTCACGGTCATGGATTCCAAAACCCTCTACTCCGAGCTTGACGAGAAGCTGGAAGACGACGAGAAGGAATTCCAGAGGTACGACGCGGAGCAGTTCACCGACAAGTACAAGAAGCTGGACTGGAACGAGTTGAGCCGCACCATCACTGCGCACATCGCCAAGGACGGTTACTGGTATATCCATCCTGAAGAGCCGCGTACGCTGACCGTACGTGAAGCTGCGAGGATCCAGACCTTCCCGGACCGCTTTCGGTTCGCAGGTACGCGGAGCGACGCCTTCCGGCAGATCGGCAACGCGGTTCCCCCGTTGTTGGGTGAAGCCGCGGCCCGGGTTCTCCTGCCGCAGGATGTTCCCGCGGAGAGCGAGGCCGCGGACAAGTGGCCGAAGGTACGTGAGGAGCTGACCCGCTGGGCCAAGGAGCAGCGCGCGGGTAAGCAGTGGTACCAGTTCCCCAATGGCCGGAAGATGAAGCCGCTCGGGGCCCTCGTCATGGCGGTGCTCTCGGGAAGCAAGCTGCACCCGAAGCAACTCGCCAACGTGATGGACGATGTCGCTGGCCACAAGGAGCTGACACGGGACGTCTACCTCGCGCTCCTGAACGCGGCGTCGACAGCAGCACTCCGCAAGCGGTTGGAAGACCGACTCGGTCCGGTCGTCGACCGCCCCGAGGTCTGGGTGAACGCGGATTCTGTTCTTGATCACAGCAAGGTGATGGGGCTCAAGCCGGCTGAGCTCGCGTTGTTCAGGCTGCTGGCTGGCGGCGACATAATGCTGGTCAGCCAGAGTGCGTTGCGGGTGGCTGCGAGGGTGCAGCAGAACGAGTCGCACCTGACCAACCGACTGACCGAGGGGCGACTCAACCTCATCAAGCTTCTCGGCGCTGGCCGTGATGCACCCGTGCGCATGGCCGCCATCAGGTTCATCGGCGAGAACCTGTGTCGGGAGAAGCAGCCTGTATGTGGAAGCTGCCCGCTGAGCGACTACTGTCCGACCCGTCCGCAGGAGGATGAGGGAGCCGAAGCCACCTTCGATGTTGCGCTGACCGCAGGCTGA
- a CDS encoding AIPR family protein — MAEHDLHEYSRALVTDIQALADAEGGSIPNTFTQHVLEILEEAGVVTDAALAYHSSRGLEIYGYGLPEDGSSLDLYTTDFNLTPLSSKLTKAESDRLFRRLFAFLGKHGAIRPNQEDNTDVHDMCVGVEKALSNVPKIRLFLLSNRVSTTSAPEPTEFQGIPVTYELWDLARLHRHETSGSIGEPIKVTFERPLPCLAAHSDEPNYSVVLAVIPGRQLAELYKEHRTRLLELNVRSFLQTRGAVNKGIRDTLLNAPGRFLAYNNGVTATASDVDFETDEAGSPVAIRSMTGLQIVNGGQTTASLHHVLTRDKRDLDGVHVQMKLTIVDPAYLSEIVPRISQYSNTQNKVTLVDFSSNHEFHVAFERVSRSLWAPATDGSGQETRWFYERARGQYTDKSAEYETRAAQRKFKLITPTRQRFSKSDLATFVHSWEQLPYWVSRGAQKNFAHFMERIEKSDPVVDVQYCKRAIATALLFQAADRIARMHSAGSHKRLITTYTVARLSLAAEKRIDLDRIWNEQGTTDALRDALDELTPLIMETVISGDRHVSEWAKKPDCWDEVSRIPWTLPDALAAELTAEPFEIASPESTESDEAEAAVEDIPSEEWRALADWAREGRVLRSVDRQLADRVAQRLSQGRRVTGAQARQAMEVYEEALRHGFHPVPVSLDHETA, encoded by the coding sequence ATGGCTGAGCACGACCTCCACGAGTACTCCCGCGCGCTGGTGACCGACATCCAGGCGCTGGCGGACGCCGAGGGCGGCTCGATCCCGAACACGTTCACCCAGCACGTACTCGAGATCCTCGAGGAAGCCGGTGTCGTCACCGACGCGGCACTCGCGTACCACTCCTCCCGGGGGCTGGAGATCTACGGCTACGGCCTGCCCGAGGACGGGTCCAGCCTCGACCTCTACACCACCGACTTCAACCTGACCCCGTTGAGCAGCAAGCTGACCAAGGCCGAGTCCGACAGGCTCTTCCGCAGACTGTTCGCCTTCCTGGGCAAGCACGGGGCCATCCGCCCCAACCAGGAGGACAACACCGACGTGCACGACATGTGCGTCGGTGTGGAGAAGGCGCTGTCGAACGTTCCGAAGATCCGCCTCTTCCTCCTCAGTAACCGGGTCAGCACGACGAGCGCCCCGGAGCCCACGGAGTTCCAGGGGATCCCCGTCACCTACGAGCTCTGGGATCTCGCGCGGCTCCACAGGCACGAGACCTCCGGGAGCATCGGCGAGCCCATCAAGGTGACCTTCGAGCGTCCCCTTCCCTGCCTGGCGGCGCACAGCGACGAGCCGAACTACTCGGTCGTCCTGGCCGTCATCCCCGGCCGACAGCTTGCCGAACTGTACAAGGAGCACCGGACCCGGCTGCTCGAACTCAACGTCCGGTCCTTCCTCCAGACCCGCGGTGCGGTGAACAAGGGCATCCGCGACACCCTGCTGAACGCCCCGGGCCGGTTCCTCGCCTACAACAACGGTGTGACCGCCACCGCCTCGGACGTGGACTTCGAGACGGACGAGGCTGGCAGTCCCGTTGCCATCAGGAGCATGACCGGCCTCCAGATCGTCAACGGCGGCCAGACCACCGCCTCGCTGCACCACGTCCTGACCCGTGACAAGCGGGACCTAGACGGGGTCCACGTGCAGATGAAGCTCACCATCGTCGATCCCGCGTACCTTTCCGAGATCGTTCCGAGAATCTCCCAGTACTCCAACACCCAGAACAAGGTGACGTTGGTCGACTTCAGCTCGAACCACGAGTTCCACGTCGCCTTCGAGCGTGTCTCCCGCAGCCTGTGGGCTCCCGCCACCGACGGCAGCGGTCAGGAGACGCGATGGTTCTACGAGCGGGCACGGGGCCAGTACACCGACAAGTCCGCCGAATACGAGACCCGCGCCGCCCAGCGCAAGTTCAAGCTGATCACGCCGACGCGGCAGAGATTCAGCAAGTCCGACCTGGCCACCTTCGTGCACTCCTGGGAACAGCTCCCTTACTGGGTGAGCCGCGGCGCCCAGAAGAACTTCGCCCACTTCATGGAGCGGATCGAGAAGTCCGACCCCGTCGTGGACGTGCAGTACTGCAAGCGCGCCATCGCCACCGCCCTCCTCTTCCAGGCCGCCGACCGCATTGCCCGTATGCACTCGGCCGGCAGCCACAAACGGCTGATCACGACCTACACGGTCGCCCGGCTCTCACTCGCCGCTGAGAAGCGGATCGACCTCGACAGGATCTGGAACGAGCAGGGCACCACGGACGCTCTGAGGGACGCCCTCGACGAGCTCACTCCTCTGATCATGGAGACGGTGATCTCCGGCGACCGGCACGTGTCGGAGTGGGCGAAGAAGCCCGACTGCTGGGACGAGGTGTCCCGCATCCCGTGGACGCTCCCCGACGCACTGGCCGCCGAGCTCACAGCCGAGCCGTTCGAGATCGCCTCCCCCGAGAGCACCGAGTCCGACGAGGCCGAAGCCGCTGTCGAGGACATCCCCAGCGAGGAGTGGCGGGCTCTCGCGGACTGGGCCCGCGAAGGACGGGTCCTGCGCTCCGTCGACAGACAGCTGGCCGACCGTGTCGCGCAGCGTCTGTCACAGGGGCGACGAGTCACCGGGGCCCAGGCCAGGCAGGCGATGGAGGTCTACGAAGAGGCCCTGCGGCATGGATTCCACCCCGTGCCGGTCAGCCTGGACCACGAGACGGCGTGA
- the eccCb gene encoding type VII secretion protein EccCb produces MTQQIVHRPARSTRPLAPAEPRTIEAPPNLPEGKIGSAATALLPMAGVLSSVVLMTVVRNSQFAAIGAIVLVVALLGAVALFLSQRGKAQRTRRTQRERYLEYLEELREELGTAERERRQQSRLLNPPPEALYDLVRDPARLWERRRQDADFLRVRAGTGDVPAQELAVGQNSAGGVLTPPDPFMLNEARALQNRFGTTTDFPLTVPLDRAGNVSIVGDREGVLRVARALVLQTAVTHAPDDVALALATAEESEWAWAKWLPHVLDTQVYDGPVAARRIAPDLAELARLCAPDLRRRAAYAAEVRRGLSGRDALRLTSRMLMVSDTYGDTSAELPRPDSAIGLPDMGVTVLHLLQHQVHEPDQVSVRITVDGDRVAVEDLRTPDTPAAHGTSDAVTTPGAEGISRMLAPLRLSAESVDEGTPVSGPVDFPALLGIDDPAELDLQTLWAPRGERDFLRVPIGLTDRHEPVLLDLKESSQLGMGPHGLCVGATGSGKSELLRTLVLALAVTHSPEDLALVLVDYKGGATFAPFAELPHVAGVITNLENQAGLVERVHSSLAGEVKRRQQVLKDAGNVADIGQYTVLRAIERPDLEPLPHLFVVIDEFGELITAKPDFIDLFLSIGRIGRSIGVHLLLSSQRIEGGKLKGLDTYLSYRLGLRTFSADESRTVLDTTDAFHLPPLPGFGYLKVDTSTYERFKAGYTSGAYNGPTLHKERDDEPLAQPYPTYNTPQQAVATEEPAATKRETGPTVLSVMVGQLATAAPPVRRIWLPPLPDATTLDAAAGPLQAGTDGLRLAHSDGAVRIPLGILDDPARQWQRPWLLDLTLAGGHVAIIGGPQSGKTTLLRTLTLSLALTHTPYDIAIYGLDLVGGGLSALADLPHVGGIAGRADHERAARTVAEVRTMLTQREELFREHGIDSIDQLRHLRANGRLPELGATDIVLLIDGFGTLRDEFADLDDAVADLLKRGSGYGIHVVAGMLRWNDVRIATQSMFGTRIELRLNDPADSTIDRKLSETLSPDNPGRALTDGKLFTQVALPRIDNRPSTGDLGPSLERTARTIRASWHGELAPPVRVLPTRLPSAKLPSPAAEPTKIPLGVDQDALAPALLDLFGTDQHLLILGDNECGKTNLLKLIATQLVERYGDKELVFGIFDPRRGLRGAIPEPYRGGYAHNAKLAAALSAGIATELEKRLPETADPDAPLTTEPTFTGPRIVILVDDYDILTAAGQQPLTPFLPYISSAQDIGLHFVLARRTAGASRALYEPLLTALRETGTTALVMTGERTEGQLFPGLYASQQPPGRGTLVRRGRPHQLIQTALTAEEADEE; encoded by the coding sequence GTGACCCAGCAGATCGTCCACCGGCCCGCGCGGTCCACCCGCCCGCTCGCCCCTGCAGAACCACGCACCATCGAGGCGCCTCCGAACCTGCCCGAGGGCAAGATCGGTAGTGCGGCCACGGCGCTGCTGCCCATGGCCGGTGTCCTCAGCTCTGTGGTGCTGATGACCGTCGTCCGCAACAGCCAGTTCGCCGCGATCGGCGCGATCGTGCTGGTCGTCGCCCTGCTCGGCGCGGTGGCACTGTTCCTGTCCCAACGGGGCAAGGCGCAGCGCACGCGGCGCACCCAGCGGGAGCGGTACCTGGAGTATCTGGAGGAGTTGCGCGAGGAGTTGGGCACAGCCGAGCGGGAGCGGCGGCAGCAGTCCCGGCTGCTCAACCCGCCGCCCGAGGCGCTGTACGACCTCGTACGCGACCCGGCGCGGCTGTGGGAGCGCCGTCGCCAGGACGCCGACTTCCTGCGGGTGCGGGCGGGCACGGGTGACGTACCGGCTCAGGAACTGGCGGTCGGGCAGAACAGCGCCGGCGGGGTGCTGACCCCGCCAGATCCGTTCATGCTGAACGAGGCCCGCGCATTGCAGAACCGCTTCGGCACGACCACGGACTTCCCACTCACCGTGCCGCTCGACCGGGCCGGCAACGTCAGCATCGTCGGCGACCGGGAGGGAGTGCTCCGCGTCGCCCGTGCCTTGGTACTCCAGACGGCGGTCACCCATGCGCCGGACGACGTGGCACTCGCCCTCGCCACGGCCGAGGAGTCCGAGTGGGCGTGGGCCAAGTGGCTGCCTCACGTCCTCGACACCCAGGTCTACGACGGTCCCGTCGCCGCCCGCCGGATCGCCCCCGACCTGGCCGAGCTGGCCCGCCTGTGCGCGCCCGATCTGCGACGGCGTGCCGCGTACGCGGCCGAGGTACGCCGAGGCCTGTCCGGCAGGGACGCGCTGCGACTGACCTCGCGCATGCTCATGGTCAGCGACACCTACGGTGACACCTCGGCCGAGCTTCCCCGCCCGGACTCGGCGATCGGTCTGCCCGACATGGGTGTCACCGTGCTGCATCTGCTTCAGCATCAGGTGCACGAGCCCGACCAGGTCAGTGTGCGTATCACCGTCGACGGTGACCGGGTCGCCGTGGAGGACCTGCGTACGCCCGACACCCCTGCCGCACACGGCACGTCCGACGCGGTGACCACCCCTGGTGCCGAGGGCATCTCCCGCATGCTGGCGCCGCTGCGTCTGTCGGCCGAATCGGTGGACGAGGGCACGCCGGTCTCCGGGCCGGTGGACTTCCCGGCTCTGCTGGGCATCGACGACCCGGCCGAGCTGGACCTCCAGACGCTGTGGGCGCCGCGCGGTGAGCGGGACTTCCTGAGGGTTCCCATCGGCCTGACCGACCGCCACGAGCCGGTACTGCTCGATCTTAAGGAGTCCTCCCAGCTGGGCATGGGTCCGCACGGGCTGTGCGTGGGCGCCACTGGCTCTGGCAAGAGCGAGCTGCTGCGCACCCTGGTCCTCGCCCTCGCGGTCACCCACTCCCCGGAGGACCTGGCCCTAGTCCTGGTCGACTACAAGGGCGGCGCCACCTTCGCCCCGTTCGCCGAACTCCCCCACGTCGCCGGGGTGATCACCAACCTGGAGAACCAGGCCGGCCTCGTGGAACGCGTCCACTCCAGCCTCGCCGGAGAGGTCAAACGCCGCCAGCAGGTGCTGAAGGACGCCGGGAACGTCGCCGATATCGGCCAGTACACGGTGCTGCGCGCCATCGAGCGCCCCGACCTGGAGCCCCTCCCCCACCTGTTCGTCGTGATCGACGAGTTCGGCGAACTCATCACCGCCAAGCCGGACTTCATCGACCTGTTTCTGTCCATCGGCCGCATCGGCCGCTCCATCGGCGTCCACCTGCTGCTCTCCAGCCAGCGCATCGAGGGCGGCAAACTCAAGGGCCTGGACACCTACCTCTCCTACCGGCTCGGCCTGCGCACCTTCTCCGCCGACGAGTCCCGCACCGTCCTGGACACCACCGACGCCTTCCACCTGCCCCCACTGCCCGGCTTCGGCTACCTCAAGGTCGACACCTCCACCTACGAACGCTTCAAGGCCGGGTACACCTCAGGTGCCTACAACGGCCCGACCCTGCACAAGGAGCGCGACGACGAGCCACTCGCCCAGCCCTATCCGACGTACAACACACCGCAACAGGCCGTGGCCACGGAGGAGCCCGCCGCCACCAAGCGCGAGACCGGACCGACCGTCCTGTCCGTCATGGTCGGCCAACTCGCCACCGCCGCCCCACCGGTACGCCGCATCTGGCTGCCCCCGCTGCCCGACGCCACCACCCTCGACGCCGCCGCGGGCCCCCTCCAGGCCGGCACGGACGGTCTGCGCCTCGCCCACAGCGACGGAGCAGTCCGCATCCCGCTCGGCATCCTCGACGACCCGGCCCGCCAGTGGCAGCGACCCTGGCTGCTGGACCTGACCCTCGCCGGCGGACACGTGGCCATCATCGGCGGCCCGCAGTCCGGCAAGACCACCCTGCTGCGCACCCTCACCCTGTCACTGGCCCTCACCCACACCCCGTACGACATCGCCATCTACGGCCTCGACCTCGTCGGCGGCGGCCTGTCCGCCCTGGCCGACCTACCACACGTCGGCGGCATCGCAGGCCGCGCCGATCACGAACGCGCCGCCCGCACCGTCGCCGAGGTGCGCACCATGCTCACCCAGCGCGAGGAACTGTTCCGCGAGCACGGCATCGACTCCATCGACCAGCTCCGCCACCTACGGGCCAACGGCCGACTCCCTGAGCTGGGCGCCACCGACATCGTGCTGCTCATCGACGGATTCGGCACCCTGCGCGACGAGTTCGCCGACCTCGACGACGCGGTGGCCGACCTCCTCAAACGCGGCAGCGGCTACGGCATCCACGTCGTCGCCGGCATGCTGCGCTGGAACGACGTCCGCATCGCCACCCAGTCCATGTTCGGCACCCGCATCGAGCTACGCCTGAACGACCCGGCCGACTCCACCATCGACCGCAAGCTCTCCGAGACCCTGTCCCCCGACAACCCCGGCCGCGCCCTGACCGACGGCAAGCTGTTCACGCAGGTCGCCCTGCCCCGTATCGACAACCGGCCCTCCACCGGCGACCTGGGCCCGTCCCTGGAACGCACCGCCCGCACCATCCGCGCCTCCTGGCACGGCGAACTCGCCCCACCCGTACGGGTCCTGCCCACCCGCCTGCCGAGCGCCAAGCTGCCCTCACCGGCGGCCGAACCGACGAAGATCCCCCTCGGCGTCGACCAGGACGCCCTCGCCCCGGCCCTGCTCGACCTGTTCGGTACCGACCAGCACCTGCTGATCCTCGGCGACAACGAGTGCGGCAAGACCAACCTGCTCAAGCTGATCGCCACCCAGCTCGTCGAGCGGTACGGGGACAAGGAACTCGTCTTCGGCATCTTCGACCCGCGTCGCGGTCTGCGCGGCGCGATCCCCGAGCCGTACCGCGGCGGCTACGCTCACAACGCCAAACTCGCTGCCGCCCTCTCCGCCGGCATCGCTACCGAACTGGAAAAACGCCTGCCCGAGACGGCCGACCCCGACGCGCCACTGACCACCGAACCCACCTTCACCGGACCCCGGATCGTCATCCTCGTCGACGACTACGACATCCTCACCGCCGCCGGCCAGCAACCGCTGACCCCCTTCCTTCCCTACATCTCCTCCGCCCAGGACATCGGCCTGCACTTCGTCCTCGCCCGCCGCACAGCAGGCGCTTCCCGCGCCCTGTACGAGCCTCTGCTGACCGCCCTGCGCGAAACCGGCACCACCGCGCTCGTCATGACCGGCGAGCGCACCGAGGGCCAGCTCTTCCCCGGCCTGTACGCCTCCCAACAGCCGCCCGGCCGCGGCACCCTCGTCCGTCGAGGCCGCCCCCACCAGCTGATCCAGACCGCCCTGACCGCGGAAGAGGCCGACGAAGAGTGA
- a CDS encoding AbrB/MazE/SpoVT family DNA-binding domain-containing protein gives MIREPAELDVDEAGRVEIPLGILAEAGISPGTRLLVFSDGDGRIVLRRAEDAINDLLGEGTL, from the coding sequence ATGATCCGAGAACCCGCAGAACTCGACGTCGACGAGGCAGGCCGTGTGGAGATCCCGCTCGGGATCCTCGCCGAAGCAGGCATCAGCCCGGGCACCAGGTTGCTGGTATTCAGTGACGGGGACGGGCGCATCGTGCTGAGGCGTGCAGAAGACGCGATCAACGACCTGCTGGGCGAGGGAACCCTGTAG
- a CDS encoding DUF6177 family protein, with protein MTKDVIALTPKMPDLPTLLAGLYAGGPDLGVQTTADGAVVQLCAPDGRPLVSVEAPILVQVPGETTRLLGHPVEEGPVWWTEARASTAVAEAGRLAGSFAGRLATVLGGTVWPPEAATTDVVPVTTDVSAIPVPATSTPAVDVLTDSTAVVMQERPLVAMTSWLSDALRTTTATDRALQIVTPPTARLTLPTRTALHGLPNRWVVQDPEHGYYDGLSGAVLHWKNGTFTPVRDEDGTTSVAEAFKAPAKTGERQLLLTLRTRYPADADLVLGGALEAAFRHLTGAPPAGWSTAEPINLPWSTRQLTDLARARAPHPCWLIAVGHPDQPALATMRVLRTTAGVEEDITLALGYRETETPPLQIIDALAAELNAEHGLVTMLTALRAARHDLTVPARLEPPPIPVTFTLGHKEARRTSTLRAEHPSFGPAPTQLGSQAEPALHYPLGDGTDPQAWSAFQQLTQKLKQQA; from the coding sequence GTGACGAAGGACGTCATCGCCCTCACCCCGAAAATGCCGGACCTGCCCACGCTCCTAGCGGGCCTCTACGCCGGCGGCCCCGACCTCGGCGTACAAACCACGGCCGACGGCGCCGTCGTCCAGCTCTGCGCCCCCGACGGACGCCCCCTCGTCTCCGTGGAAGCCCCCATCCTCGTCCAAGTCCCCGGCGAGACCACCCGCCTGCTGGGGCACCCCGTCGAGGAAGGCCCGGTGTGGTGGACCGAGGCCCGCGCCTCCACCGCCGTCGCCGAGGCCGGACGCCTCGCCGGCTCCTTCGCCGGGCGCCTGGCCACCGTCCTCGGCGGCACGGTCTGGCCCCCGGAAGCCGCCACCACGGACGTTGTCCCCGTCACCACCGACGTCTCGGCGATCCCGGTGCCCGCCACCTCCACCCCCGCCGTGGACGTCCTCACCGACTCGACAGCCGTGGTCATGCAGGAGCGCCCCCTAGTCGCCATGACCAGCTGGCTCTCCGACGCCCTGCGCACCACGACCGCCACCGACCGCGCCCTGCAGATCGTCACCCCGCCGACGGCACGCCTCACCCTGCCCACCCGCACCGCCCTGCACGGCCTGCCCAACCGCTGGGTCGTCCAGGATCCCGAGCACGGCTACTACGACGGCCTATCCGGCGCCGTACTCCATTGGAAGAACGGCACCTTCACCCCCGTACGCGATGAGGACGGCACCACTTCCGTGGCCGAGGCGTTCAAGGCGCCCGCCAAGACCGGTGAACGCCAGCTTCTTCTCACCCTGCGCACCCGATACCCCGCAGACGCGGACCTCGTCCTCGGTGGCGCCTTGGAGGCCGCCTTCCGGCACCTGACCGGTGCCCCGCCAGCAGGCTGGAGCACCGCCGAGCCGATCAATCTCCCTTGGTCCACTCGCCAGTTGACCGACCTGGCACGTGCCCGTGCGCCCCACCCCTGCTGGCTGATCGCCGTCGGGCATCCCGACCAGCCCGCTCTCGCCACCATGCGCGTACTCCGGACGACGGCAGGCGTCGAAGAGGACATCACCCTCGCCCTCGGCTACCGCGAGACCGAAACACCGCCCCTGCAAATCATCGACGCTCTCGCCGCCGAGCTCAACGCCGAGCACGGTCTCGTCACCATGCTCACCGCCCTCCGTGCCGCCCGCCACGACCTCACCGTCCCCGCACGGCTCGAACCCCCGCCGATCCCCGTCACCTTCACGCTCGGCCACAAGGAGGCCAGGCGCACCAGTACGCTCCGCGCCGAGCACCCGTCCTTCGGCCCCGCACCCACTCAGCTCGGCTCCCAGGCCGAACCGGCCCTCCATTACCCCTTGGGCGATGGAACCGACCCCCAGGCCTGGTCCGCTTTCCAGCAACTCACTCAGAAGCTGAAACAGCAGGCATGA